The genomic region TGAAAATATCGTATCCGAGGCAGTGCCCCTCTCCGCTATCAGGGGTTAAAAGTCCGCACATCATCCGAATAGCGGTTGTTTTTCCGCTACCGTTAGGTCCTAAAAAGCCGACGATTTCCCCGCGTTTTACTTGGAGAGAGAGATTTTTGACGACGTGTTTATCTCCGAAATATTTGTTCAGCCCCTGAACATCGATAGCATACTCATTCAAATGACACTTCCACAGGTTGTCCCGGATGGAGCAAAGCGGCGTATTGTCTATCCGGATACGCTTCGATCATGTAGATGAGTTTATCTTTGGTCTCATTACTGTAGATGATGGGCGGGGTGTATTCTGCTTCGGGTGAGATGTAGGTGATACGGGCTGGAATCTTTTTGTGATCAGCACGAGAAGTGATGGTGATAGGTTGATGGATAGCGAGTTTTTCGATGATGGCTTGGGGGACAAAAAATCGTATTTTAATATTTTCAGGGGGTAATAGACGGACAATTATCCCCCCCACAGGTACAAACTCCCCCTCACGGTAGAGGGTATCGAAAACCAAAGCACCTTTGGGAGATTTGAGTGCTTTTTCAGTGACCCTCCATTGCGCTAAATCGAGTGCAGCTTGGAGTTGTTTCAGCCGATTTTTTTGGGCAATAATCTGATCGTTTCGTTTGGAGAGCTTGGCAACGGTGAGGGTGTTTTGTAACTCTTTGACTTTGGCGGCAGTGCTGAGTGAGAGTGCGGTTGTAGTATCAAATTCGACTTTTGAAATAGCATTGGAGTTATACAGACGGGTGTTTTGAGCAAGTTGGAGTGAAGCATTTTCAGAAGCGGCTTTGGCTTGAGTAAGTTGTGCTTCGAGGACGTGAATCTCTTCTGGGCGTGACCCTTTTTGGTAATCATCGAGAGTTGCTTGTGCAATGGCAAGTTCAGAAGAGGCTTGTTCAAACGCTAATGATTCGTTGGCATGGTCGAGTAAAAAGAGATTAGTGTTTTTGGAGATTGTATCTCCCCGTTTGACAAAAAGTTTTTCGAGTTTACCGCTTTGGGTTGAGGAGATATTGACGTATTCCCCCTCAGCGTAGCCTTGATAGGTTTGGGATGATTTTTCATTGCATCCACTGAGTGAGAGTAGGGTTAAAGAGATAAAAAATGGTAGGTATTTCATAAAGAAGATTATAGCGTTTTTAGTGTTGTGAATCATCCTCTTTTATAAATGGTTTGATTCGTGTTAGTGTATCGGGGTGACTGGAAAAAATAGAGAGCGATTCGTTGGCATCTTTATCGATTCGATTTAAAATATCGGCAAAGTAGTGAGGAGGAATATGGGCTTTATGTAGTGATGTTAGGGCAAATGCATCGGCTTCTTTTTCCATATCACGTGAGTACCCTTGCTGTAATAGCAGTGCAGGGATACCGGCAGCGAGATCGGAGAAATTACTAATATCACCGGTAATCATAACCAATAAAACTCCCGAACCCATCCCTTGCAGTACCATCCGTAATGTATGACGTCCGCGAACATGCCCAAGCTCATGTGCTAATACGGCAATAATCTCATTGTCATGGTGTGCTTTTTGGATGAGCTGATCGGTGATCACGATGGTATTTCCCGGAAGGGCAAAGGCATTGGCTCCGATAGTCTCGGAATTACGGAAGAGGAGACGGTATGAGGGGCATTCCGTAGCGGTACAAAAATGTTCAAGCTGATTGGTAATCTCTTGTGTACGATTTGAAGAGAGGAGAGTAGGGCTTAAATAAATCTTCTCCATCGTACTGAGCGTATCTTCACCTAAAGAGCGCTCAGTAGAAACACTCAACGCCATTGCCGATACTTTAGCGATAAAAGGGACTCCCCACACCAAACCCGAAGCCACAATTGCGATAGTAATCACAAGTGCGCTAGTGGCATATAAAAGTTTGTTTTCCAAATGACGGGCGAAATATTCGGGCGATTTGTGTCGAAGTGATTGTTCTATGAGTTTTAGAAGCTGATGGTCGGTGGTGTGAATTTCCCCACCGTTT from Sulfuricurvum sp. harbors:
- a CDS encoding HlyD family efflux transporter periplasmic adaptor subunit yields the protein MKYLPFFISLTLLSLSGCNEKSSQTYQGYAEGEYVNISSTQSGKLEKLFVKRGDTISKNTNLFLLDHANESLAFEQASSELAIAQATLDDYQKGSRPEEIHVLEAQLTQAKAASENASLQLAQNTRLYNSNAISKVEFDTTTALSLSTAAKVKELQNTLTVAKLSKRNDQIIAQKNRLKQLQAALDLAQWRVTEKALKSPKGALVFDTLYREGEFVPVGGIIVRLLPPENIKIRFFVPQAIIEKLAIHQPITITSRADHKKIPARITYISPEAEYTPPIIYSNETKDKLIYMIEAYPDRQYAALLHPGQPVEVSFE
- a CDS encoding M48 family metallopeptidase, whose protein sequence is MILYQGEYFDGLSSRLQPVTISLLEGIIQLQSDTDTITFDLSTLKIDPSVGNARSIIYLPNGGEIHTTDHQLLKLIEQSLRHKSPEYFARHLENKLLYATSALVITIAIVASGLVWGVPFIAKVSAMALSVSTERSLGEDTLSTMEKIYLSPTLLSSNRTQEITNQLEHFCTATECPSYRLLFRNSETIGANAFALPGNTIVITDQLIQKAHHDNEIIAVLAHELGHVRGRHTLRMVLQGMGSGVLLVMITGDISNFSDLAAGIPALLLQQGYSRDMEKEADAFALTSLHKAHIPPHYFADILNRIDKDANESLSIFSSHPDTLTRIKPFIKEDDSQH